One segment of Ancylothrix sp. D3o DNA contains the following:
- a CDS encoding PAS domain S-box protein, with product MQSEEIYQRQRGDEINARPDRVLKHQQANNHDLNQELPAENLDSEHKCGEEKILKINAELETLIQQRTAELQTANNWLAGIINSNNDIIAALDTNFNFIAFNQAYQKEFKAIFGVDIQIGANLADSIAHLPTEQKKAIAIWQRALNGEKFVITEDFGIEELQRNYYELSFNPIKNESGKIIGASHIVRDVTTKKQAQKQIENLNIQLEERVKERTQQLEIINQSLEQEINERKRSEARFRSLIFATAQAVWTCNPKGEFIEPQPSWQVLTGQTQAEYSGWGWLEAIHPDDRPTTVKRWQNATSSAMSGRSMPQGPYEDEYRIKTTDGTYRHFTTRAVPVFNDNGIIEEWVGIHTDITHRVEAETALRESESRLRVAQKAAKAGTWDWDILNNTVSWSEEYYQLYGLDFSTEPSYENWMNCIYPEDREKIHSAIFSALETQNEITLEFRVLHPKDIRWFYSLGEIFRNEAGEPSRMIGIVFDLTQRWQLEEALRISEERFRQFAENINDVLWVSNIKQGQLLYVSPAYEEIWGRSSQSLYTNYFSWIEAIHPQDQPRVLEEFEKQVAGENYDTEYRVVRPDGSIRWIRDRGFPITGSSGEPDRAAGIAEDITERRNAEIALQQALERVLLHVDNSPLAVVEWDANWQVVRWSSGSERIFGWKSEEVLGKTFTDWEFVYPEDLPTVRDFILQIKENRQTKYFCINRNYTKQGSVISCEWYNSTLKDENGNITSVLSFALDITERERMQQSLQVNRERLDLILDASQLGLWYCDLPFSKLQWNSKCKEHFGLSPETEVTIELFYNTLHPDDRESTRIAIEQSINNHSEFDIDYRTIGQDGKMRWVRAIGRAFYDQNGIGRRFDGITIDITERKKAEAEKEELLQRERCAREQAETANRIKDEFLAVLSHELRSPLNPILGWAKLLRSRTFSREATNRALETIERNAKLQTQLIEDLLDVSRILGGKLSLQIAPTNLSTAIEAALETVRLSAEAKSISILTNLDANLGLVMGDSGRLQQVFWNLLSNAVKFTPAGGRIEVMLERGNNSAQIIVKDNGKGINPEFLPYVFDTFRQADSSITRKFGGLGLGLSIARHLVELHGGNIQAESLGEGTGATFKVELPLILSSEKIANSEEFPGVLNIAGVRILAVDDERDMLDYLGYVLESAGGVVTVVASAQEALEILQRQRFDVLVSDIGMPVMDGYELVQKLRKMNSEVATIPAIALTAYAGEYNEKQALSAGFSAHLSKPVEPDKIIESILSLVMGH from the coding sequence ATGCAGAGTGAAGAAATTTATCAAAGACAAAGAGGGGACGAGATCAACGCCCGCCCGGATCGAGTGTTAAAACACCAGCAGGCAAACAACCACGATTTAAACCAAGAATTGCCCGCAGAAAACCTCGATAGCGAACACAAATGTGGTGAAGAAAAAATTCTTAAGATAAACGCTGAATTAGAAACTCTCATTCAACAGCGCACCGCTGAACTGCAAACCGCAAACAATTGGTTAGCCGGCATCATCAACAGCAACAACGACATCATTGCCGCCCTCGACACAAACTTTAATTTCATTGCCTTTAACCAAGCCTACCAAAAAGAATTTAAAGCAATTTTTGGCGTAGATATTCAAATTGGCGCAAACCTAGCAGACAGCATCGCCCACTTGCCAACCGAGCAAAAAAAAGCCATTGCTATATGGCAACGGGCCTTGAACGGTGAAAAATTTGTTATCACAGAAGATTTTGGTATCGAAGAATTACAAAGAAACTATTATGAATTAAGCTTTAATCCTATCAAAAACGAAAGCGGAAAAATTATCGGAGCATCTCATATTGTCCGCGATGTTACCACCAAAAAACAAGCCCAAAAACAAATAGAAAACCTCAATATTCAACTCGAAGAGCGGGTTAAAGAACGCACCCAACAACTCGAAATTATTAATCAATCCTTAGAGCAAGAAATCAACGAACGCAAACGCTCAGAAGCCAGATTTCGCTCTTTAATCTTTGCCACCGCCCAAGCCGTTTGGACTTGCAACCCCAAGGGCGAATTTATTGAACCCCAACCAAGCTGGCAAGTTCTCACCGGCCAAACCCAAGCAGAATATAGCGGTTGGGGCTGGTTAGAAGCCATCCACCCCGATGACCGGCCAACCACTGTTAAACGCTGGCAAAACGCCACCTCTAGTGCTATGTCGGGGCGTTCGATGCCACAGGGCCCGTATGAAGACGAATATCGCATCAAAACCACAGACGGCACCTATCGTCATTTCACAACGCGAGCCGTGCCGGTGTTCAACGATAACGGCATTATTGAAGAATGGGTTGGCATCCATACCGACATCACCCACCGTGTAGAAGCAGAAACGGCTCTCCGAGAAAGTGAATCTCGCCTCAGAGTTGCTCAAAAAGCCGCCAAAGCAGGCACCTGGGACTGGGATATTCTCAACAACACCGTCAGTTGGTCAGAAGAATATTACCAACTCTACGGACTCGATTTTTCCACCGAGCCAAGTTATGAAAATTGGATGAATTGCATCTATCCCGAAGACCGCGAAAAAATCCACTCCGCAATTTTTTCTGCCTTAGAAACTCAAAATGAGATTACCTTAGAATTTCGAGTTCTCCACCCGAAGGACATTCGCTGGTTTTATTCCCTCGGCGAAATTTTTCGCAACGAGGCAGGAGAACCCAGCCGCATGATCGGCATCGTCTTTGATCTTACCCAGCGCTGGCAACTCGAAGAAGCCCTGCGAATTTCTGAAGAACGTTTTCGTCAATTTGCCGAAAATATTAATGATGTTTTATGGGTGTCTAATATCAAGCAAGGCCAACTACTTTACGTCAGCCCCGCTTATGAGGAAATTTGGGGACGCAGCAGCCAAAGTTTATACACTAACTACTTTAGCTGGATTGAGGCTATCCACCCTCAAGATCAACCGCGAGTGCTTGAGGAATTTGAAAAACAAGTGGCCGGGGAGAACTACGACACCGAGTATCGCGTTGTTCGTCCCGACGGGTCAATACGCTGGATACGCGACCGAGGTTTTCCCATTACCGGTTCTTCTGGAGAGCCAGACCGAGCAGCCGGCATTGCCGAAGATATCACCGAGCGCAGAAACGCAGAAATCGCTTTGCAACAAGCCCTAGAAAGGGTTTTACTCCATGTTGATAACAGCCCTTTGGCGGTGGTGGAGTGGGATGCCAATTGGCAAGTAGTGCGCTGGAGTAGCGGTTCAGAACGCATTTTTGGCTGGAAAAGTGAAGAAGTGCTGGGCAAAACTTTTACAGACTGGGAATTTGTTTATCCAGAAGATTTACCCACTGTCAGGGATTTTATTTTGCAGATCAAAGAAAACCGGCAAACAAAATATTTTTGTATAAATCGCAACTATACTAAACAAGGCTCAGTAATTTCTTGCGAGTGGTATAACTCCACGCTCAAAGATGAAAACGGTAATATTACTTCAGTGCTTTCTTTCGCACTCGACATTACCGAACGCGAACGAATGCAGCAATCTTTGCAAGTTAACCGCGAACGTTTAGATTTAATTCTTGATGCGTCGCAATTGGGTTTATGGTATTGCGATTTGCCTTTTAGTAAACTGCAATGGAATTCAAAATGTAAAGAGCATTTTGGCCTCAGCCCGGAAACAGAAGTTACGATAGAGTTGTTTTATAATACACTGCATCCCGATGACCGTGAATCTACTCGCATTGCCATAGAACAGAGTATTAACAATCACAGTGAATTTGATATTGATTATCGCACCATTGGCCAAGACGGAAAAATGCGTTGGGTTAGAGCCATAGGTCGAGCTTTTTATGATCAAAATGGCATTGGCCGGCGTTTTGATGGCATTACTATTGATATTACTGAACGCAAAAAAGCGGAAGCGGAAAAAGAAGAATTATTGCAGCGAGAACGTTGTGCCCGCGAACAAGCCGAAACGGCAAATCGTATTAAAGATGAATTTTTGGCGGTGTTATCCCATGAATTACGTTCGCCTTTGAATCCGATTTTAGGTTGGGCAAAATTGTTGCGTTCTCGCACCTTTAGCCGCGAAGCAACAAACCGCGCTTTAGAAACTATTGAACGCAATGCCAAATTACAAACACAGTTAATAGAAGATTTATTAGATGTATCGCGGATTTTGGGGGGGAAATTAAGTTTACAAATAGCCCCGACCAATTTATCAACGGCTATAGAAGCGGCTTTAGAAACGGTGCGTCTCTCGGCAGAGGCAAAGTCTATTTCTATCCTCACAAATTTGGATGCTAATTTGGGTTTAGTGATGGGAGATAGCGGACGTTTGCAACAAGTTTTCTGGAATTTATTATCAAATGCGGTGAAGTTTACACCGGCCGGTGGACGGATAGAAGTAATGTTAGAGAGGGGGAATAACAGCGCTCAAATTATTGTTAAAGATAATGGCAAAGGAATTAATCCTGAGTTTTTACCTTATGTTTTTGATACCTTTCGGCAGGCAGATAGTAGCATTACTCGAAAGTTTGGCGGTTTGGGGTTGGGTTTAAGTATTGCTCGTCATTTGGTGGAGTTACATGGCGGTAATATCCAAGCAGAAAGTTTAGGAGAGGGCACCGGCGCAACGTTTAAGGTGGAGTTGCCTTTGATTTTGTCTTCGGAAAAAATAGCTAACTCTGAGGAGTTTCCGGGGGTTTTAAATATTGCCGGTGTGCGAATTTTGGCGGTGGATGATGAACGGGATATGCTGGATTATTTGGGCTATGTTTTAGAGTCTGCCGGCGGTGTAGTAACGGTGGTTGCTTCGGCACAAGAAGCTTTGGAAATTTTGCAGCGCCAGCGTTTTGATGTTTTAGTAAGTGATATTGGAATGCCGGTGATGGATGGTTATGAACTCGTGCAAAAATTAAGAAAAATGAATTCTGAAGTTGCTACTATTCCTGCTATTGCTCTGACGGCTTATGCCGGGGAGTACAATGAAAAACAAGCGCTTTCTGCGGGGTTTTCGGCGCATTTATCAAAGCCGGTGGAACCTGATAAAATCATTGAATCTATTTTGTCATTAGTCATGGGTCATTAG
- the alaS gene encoding alanine--tRNA ligase, whose amino-acid sequence MLSSSQFLSGSEIRQKFLDFYAQRGHQVLPSASLVPEDPTVLLTIAGMLPFKPIFLGQRTPEFKRATTSQKCIRTNDIENVGRTARHHTFFEMLGNFSFGDYFKEQAIEWGWELSTKIFNLSPQNLVVSVFREDEEAYAIWRDKIGVPEKRIKRMDEADNFWASGPTGPCGPCSEIYYDFHPEKGDETIDLEDDSRFIEFYNLVFMQYNRDAEGNLTPLANKNIDTGMGLERMAQILQKVPNNYETDLIFPIIKTAGEIAGIDYSKAEEKTKVSLKVIGDHVRSVVHMIADEIRASNIGRGYVLRRLIRRVVRHGRLIGIEGEFTTKVAETAIQLSESAYPNVRKREAQIKAELQREENRFLKTLERGEKLLTEILEKKPQQISGVDAFTLYDTYGFPLELTQEIAEEQGITVDVKGFDAEMEAQKNRGREAHETIDLTVQGSLDKLAENIQATEFVGYSEPVTEAEVTVILINGESVDEAEAGNAVQIVLNKTPFYAESGGQIGDRGYISGSDLVIRVEDVKKESDFFVHFGRIERGVVRVGDAVTAQIDRAFRRRAQANHTATHLLQAALKRIVDDTISQAGSLVDFDRLRFDFNCPRALTTDELQQVEEQINIWVAEAHSAQVNQLPLEEAKAKGAVAMFGEKYADIVRVVDYPGVSMELCGGTHVSNTAEIGVFKIISETGIASGVRRIEAVAGPSVLEYLNLRDKVVKELTDRFKVKPEEVADRVTALQGELKATQKQLEAAKAELAIAKSEQLFAEAEAVGEFKFIVAQLGDVEAEALKTAAERLQQKLGAAGAVVLASVPETNKVNFIAVFGADVNKKNVQAGKFIGAVAKICGGGGGGRPNLAQAGGRDSTKLNEALETAHKLLVEGLQ is encoded by the coding sequence ATGTTATCCTCTTCTCAATTTTTATCTGGTAGCGAAATTCGCCAAAAATTCCTTGACTTCTATGCCCAACGAGGTCATCAAGTGCTACCAAGTGCCTCGCTTGTGCCCGAAGATCCGACGGTTTTGTTAACGATTGCCGGTATGTTACCGTTTAAACCGATTTTTTTGGGTCAGCGGACTCCTGAATTTAAGCGAGCTACCACATCTCAAAAATGTATCCGCACCAATGATATCGAAAATGTGGGACGCACTGCCAGACACCACACTTTTTTTGAGATGTTGGGAAATTTTAGTTTTGGCGATTATTTTAAAGAGCAAGCTATCGAGTGGGGATGGGAATTATCCACGAAAATTTTTAATTTGTCCCCCCAAAACTTGGTAGTTAGTGTATTTCGTGAAGATGAAGAAGCTTATGCAATTTGGCGCGATAAAATTGGCGTGCCAGAAAAACGCATTAAGCGGATGGATGAGGCTGATAATTTTTGGGCAAGTGGCCCCACCGGCCCCTGTGGCCCTTGTTCAGAAATCTATTATGATTTTCACCCAGAAAAGGGAGATGAAACGATAGATTTAGAAGATGATAGCCGGTTTATTGAATTTTATAATTTGGTGTTTATGCAATACAATCGGGATGCAGAAGGCAATCTCACCCCGCTTGCAAATAAAAACATAGACACCGGCATGGGATTGGAACGAATGGCGCAAATTTTGCAAAAAGTTCCAAATAATTACGAAACAGATTTGATTTTTCCGATCATTAAAACGGCTGGGGAAATTGCCGGAATTGATTACAGCAAAGCTGAGGAAAAAACCAAAGTTTCTCTTAAGGTGATTGGTGATCATGTGCGGTCTGTTGTTCACATGATTGCTGATGAAATTCGCGCTTCTAATATTGGGCGTGGGTATGTTTTGCGGCGTTTAATTCGGCGGGTGGTTCGTCATGGCCGGTTGATTGGCATTGAAGGCGAGTTTACGACAAAAGTTGCTGAAACTGCCATTCAATTATCGGAGTCTGCTTATCCGAATGTGCGGAAACGCGAAGCACAAATTAAGGCAGAATTACAGCGAGAAGAAAACCGTTTTTTGAAAACTTTGGAACGGGGAGAAAAGCTGCTAACAGAAATTTTGGAAAAGAAACCACAACAAATTTCTGGTGTGGATGCTTTTACGCTTTATGATACTTACGGTTTTCCCTTGGAATTAACCCAAGAAATTGCGGAAGAACAGGGAATAACGGTAGATGTAAAAGGTTTTGATGCGGAAATGGAAGCGCAGAAAAATCGCGGGCGAGAAGCACACGAAACGATTGATTTAACGGTGCAAGGTTCGCTGGATAAGTTAGCAGAAAATATCCAAGCAACGGAGTTTGTGGGATATAGCGAGCCGGTGACGGAAGCTGAGGTGACGGTAATTTTAATTAATGGCGAAAGTGTGGATGAGGCGGAAGCAGGAAATGCGGTGCAAATTGTCTTGAATAAAACGCCTTTTTATGCTGAGTCTGGCGGACAAATTGGCGACCGGGGTTATATCTCTGGGAGTGATTTGGTGATTCGCGTTGAGGATGTGAAAAAAGAATCGGATTTCTTTGTGCATTTTGGCCGTATTGAGCGTGGCGTTGTGCGGGTTGGGGATGCGGTAACGGCTCAAATTGATCGAGCTTTTCGCAGACGCGCTCAAGCAAATCATACTGCAACTCATTTGTTGCAAGCGGCGCTTAAAAGAATTGTGGATGATACGATTTCGCAGGCCGGTTCTTTGGTGGATTTTGACCGGCTGCGGTTTGATTTTAATTGTCCCCGTGCTTTAACAACAGATGAATTGCAACAAGTTGAGGAGCAAATTAATATCTGGGTTGCTGAGGCGCATTCTGCACAAGTTAATCAATTGCCGTTAGAAGAAGCTAAGGCAAAAGGTGCGGTGGCGATGTTTGGTGAGAAGTATGCTGATATTGTCCGGGTGGTCGATTATCCGGGGGTTTCGATGGAGTTATGCGGCGGAACTCATGTTAGCAATACGGCGGAAATTGGAGTGTTTAAGATTATCTCTGAAACGGGTATTGCTTCGGGGGTTCGTCGTATTGAGGCGGTGGCCGGCCCGTCGGTTTTGGAGTATCTCAATTTGCGGGATAAAGTTGTTAAGGAGTTGACGGATCGCTTTAAGGTTAAGCCTGAAGAAGTGGCGGATCGTGTGACTGCTTTGCAAGGTGAACTGAAAGCTACTCAAAAACAATTGGAAGCTGCAAAGGCGGAGTTAGCTATTGCAAAATCTGAGCAATTGTTCGCAGAAGCTGAGGCGGTGGGTGAGTTTAAGTTTATTGTTGCTCAACTTGGTGATGTAGAGGCGGAGGCTTTGAAGACGGCGGCGGAACGTTTGCAGCAAAAATTAGGGGCTGCTGGTGCGGTTGTTTTGGCAAGTGTACCGGAGACGAATAAGGTTAATTTTATTGCTGTTTTTGGTGCAGATGTGAATAAGAAAAATGTGCAAGCCGGTAAGTTTATTGGTGCTGTTGCTAAAATTTGCGGCGGTGGCGGTGGCGGACGTCCGAATTTAGCGCAAGCTGGGGGACGTGATAGCACTAAGCTGAATGAAGCTTTAGAAACTGCTCATAAGCTGTTAGTTGAAGGTTTGCAATAA
- a CDS encoding glycoside hydrolase family 10 protein yields MNLTDIALRLLHRLRLGWQNFSANRHRLGKLQSSNAEVSSGLANKHKKSRVLIFAISLIFGFGVSQVYAAFPPANSTALDSNQLVTVGHQREFRGVWVATVANIDWPSKPGMPVQQQQAELIGILDRMQSLNLNALVLQVRPAGDAFYASSIEPWSGWLTGTQGVAPSPYYDPLEFAVNEAHKRNIELHAWFNPYRAKSPGRGNLTPNHMANQFPQYAYQYGDLLWMDPGAKEVQDRTYSVIMDVVRRYDVDGIHLDDYFYPYPKEGVSFPDSRTYGAYKAAGGTMSLGDWRRENVNSLMRRLDQGIRAEKPNVKFGISPFGIYRPGQPAGIVGLDQYNDIYADAKKWLQEGWVDYLAPQLYWRIDPPQQSYPALLNWWTQQNIKGRHIYAGNYLSKLDGGSWSIGEFKRQVDISRKLAPQNSLGNIFFSYKVFKENRLGVNEAFRSALYPSPALPPTMPWLDATAPQPPSGITINNDVVAWQPSVDGDIRSWTVYTKAGNTWKLLRVLPVSANAVRLQRGTYAIAAVDKMENESQGVLVPVQ; encoded by the coding sequence ATGAATTTGACAGACATTGCTCTCCGACTTCTACATCGCCTCCGTCTGGGATGGCAAAATTTCAGCGCTAACCGGCACCGCTTAGGAAAATTGCAATCCTCAAATGCTGAGGTTTCCTCTGGTTTGGCAAATAAACACAAAAAAAGCCGAGTTTTGATATTTGCAATTTCTTTAATTTTTGGTTTCGGCGTGAGTCAAGTTTATGCAGCATTTCCCCCGGCTAACAGCACTGCACTTGATAGCAATCAATTGGTAACAGTAGGACACCAACGCGAATTTCGCGGCGTGTGGGTAGCAACGGTGGCTAATATTGATTGGCCTTCCAAACCGGGAATGCCGGTGCAACAACAGCAAGCAGAATTAATCGGCATTCTTGACAGAATGCAATCCTTAAATCTTAATGCTTTAGTCTTGCAAGTTCGACCGGCCGGTGATGCCTTTTATGCCTCCTCCATTGAGCCTTGGAGTGGGTGGTTAACCGGCACCCAAGGCGTCGCTCCATCCCCCTATTATGACCCCTTGGAATTTGCAGTAAATGAAGCCCACAAACGCAACATAGAACTGCACGCCTGGTTTAATCCTTACCGCGCAAAATCCCCCGGACGCGGCAATCTTACCCCGAACCACATGGCAAACCAATTTCCACAATATGCCTATCAATATGGCGATTTATTGTGGATGGACCCCGGTGCAAAAGAAGTGCAAGACCGCACTTATAGCGTCATTATGGATGTGGTTCGCCGCTACGATGTTGATGGCATTCACTTGGATGATTACTTCTATCCGTATCCAAAAGAAGGCGTTTCTTTCCCCGATTCTCGCACCTATGGAGCCTATAAAGCTGCCGGTGGTACAATGTCTTTGGGAGACTGGCGCCGGGAAAATGTTAATAGCTTAATGCGTCGTCTTGATCAAGGAATTCGCGCCGAAAAACCTAATGTTAAATTTGGCATTAGTCCCTTTGGAATTTACCGGCCCGGGCAACCTGCCGGCATTGTTGGACTTGACCAATATAACGACATTTATGCTGATGCTAAAAAATGGCTTCAAGAAGGCTGGGTTGATTACCTTGCACCGCAACTTTACTGGCGTATTGATCCCCCCCAACAAAGTTATCCCGCCTTGTTGAATTGGTGGACACAACAAAACATCAAAGGTCGCCATATTTATGCAGGAAATTACCTCAGCAAATTGGATGGCGGAAGCTGGTCTATTGGCGAATTTAAACGCCAAGTTGATATTTCTCGAAAATTGGCCCCTCAAAATTCTTTAGGCAATATTTTCTTTAGCTACAAAGTGTTTAAAGAAAACCGTCTGGGAGTAAATGAAGCCTTCCGATCTGCCCTTTATCCATCCCCGGCTTTACCCCCAACAATGCCTTGGTTAGATGCAACAGCGCCGCAGCCCCCAAGCGGAATTACTATTAACAATGATGTTGTTGCATGGCAGCCTTCTGTGGATGGTGATATTCGTTCTTGGACGGTTTATACGAAGGCTGGAAACACTTGGAAATTACTGCGTGTTTTGCCGGTTTCTGCAAATGCTGTACGTCTGCAACGCGGAACCTATGCCATCGCTGCTGTTGATAAAATGGAAAATGAAAGTCAAGGTGTTTTGGTTCCTGTTCAGTAA
- a CDS encoding VanZ family protein, producing the protein MKLRLSSFNWKLAFFGYLGILLGIMLLAGLGMLKTFVLAHPPYDKLGHFILYGIASFLSHRAINRNYLVIFGVSIPLGPFIFSHFTAFEEFLQAILPNRSASFEDFFASMAGIILFYYIGEKLDKK; encoded by the coding sequence ATGAAACTCCGCCTTTCAAGTTTTAACTGGAAACTTGCTTTTTTTGGGTATTTGGGAATTCTGTTAGGCATCATGCTTTTAGCAGGTTTGGGAATGCTGAAAACGTTTGTTTTGGCGCATCCTCCCTACGATAAACTGGGCCATTTTATTTTGTATGGCATTGCTTCTTTTCTCAGTCATCGTGCCATTAACCGCAACTATCTCGTTATTTTTGGTGTTTCAATTCCTTTAGGGCCGTTTATTTTCAGCCATTTTACGGCGTTTGAAGAGTTTTTACAAGCAATTTTACCCAATCGTTCGGCAAGTTTTGAAGATTTTTTTGCTAGTATGGCCGGCATTATTTTATTTTACTACATTGGCGAAAAACTGGATAAAAAATAG
- a CDS encoding adenylate/guanylate cyclase domain-containing protein — protein MKKVLQKLFVPDHLEYLTLDENLMIVELSSDVKRFADCPDEVGVGNDVRVGFPELIGTEELLEGVFCGEEKSFELKSIGRFPNDRAPLYLDFYVNLYQDEESQEKKLIVFFEDVTDRMMLEQRLVQSSNETHLLLAALSNSRNYINQIISSMAEALVVTKNSGQIKSVNPAAENLFGYEQEELQGENISILIADRNFLNLIAEEAILGDGELLKDIELVCHTKAGQKIIVEFSCSRIAPDSDSNANTEAGLKDIIYIGRNITERQRTQQRLTAQYAIGRILSEATNFEQALPKILLAICEVLGWTLGEFWIVEETSPNRGGEFNLHRDFLPPSKILKCAEIWSRPSAVSGEFIEFSKSLVFAWDAYLPGHVWATRSSLWVSDVLQEPLFRRKKVAEENNLHTVFSIPVLSNGEVLGVMVFFHREIQQPDQDLLQTMNAIASQIGQFMKRKRAEIALVESEERYRDLFENATDLIQSVGPDGSFIYVNRAWKETLGYSEADLANMSVFEVLDPDCKEQCLEMFQRVISGEQCQRVQAAFRSKTGQRIFVEGSVNCKFVEGKPVATRGIFRDITQRLLAEEALRHEQEQTERLLLNILPEAIADRLKQEHATIAESFAAVTVLFADIVGFTEIASSLSPIALVSLLNQIFSSFDRLTEHYGLEKIKTIGDAYMVVGGLPKRRVNHAEAIAEMALDMQGAIAEFNAQNNLNFNIRIGIHSGPVVAGVIGIKKFIYDLWGDTVNTASRMESHGSPGRIHISDTTHRLLRHKYVFEKRGIIQVKGKGEMRTYFLLARQDIRDLQSIELAKINFKESMVQASQRLIKRIKNKLEQDYFGESR, from the coding sequence ATGAAAAAAGTTTTACAAAAATTATTCGTCCCCGATCATTTAGAGTACCTGACATTGGATGAAAATTTGATGATTGTAGAGCTATCTTCGGATGTCAAGCGGTTTGCTGATTGTCCTGATGAGGTAGGTGTGGGGAATGATGTGCGTGTTGGTTTTCCTGAATTGATTGGCACTGAAGAATTGCTGGAGGGCGTTTTTTGCGGCGAAGAAAAAAGTTTTGAGTTAAAAAGCATTGGCCGGTTTCCTAACGATAGAGCGCCTTTATATCTTGATTTTTATGTAAATTTATACCAAGATGAAGAAAGCCAAGAAAAAAAACTAATTGTATTTTTTGAAGATGTGACAGATCGAATGATGCTGGAGCAGAGATTGGTGCAGAGTTCTAATGAAACGCATCTTTTGTTAGCAGCGTTATCAAATTCACGCAATTATATCAATCAAATTATTAGCTCGATGGCAGAAGCTTTGGTGGTGACGAAAAATTCGGGACAAATTAAATCTGTGAACCCCGCTGCCGAAAACTTGTTTGGCTACGAACAAGAAGAACTTCAAGGCGAAAATATTTCAATTTTGATCGCCGACAGAAATTTTTTAAATTTGATAGCGGAAGAGGCTATTTTAGGGGATGGAGAGTTATTAAAAGATATTGAGTTAGTTTGCCATACCAAAGCGGGCCAAAAAATTATCGTTGAATTTTCTTGCTCTAGGATCGCCCCAGATAGCGATAGCAATGCCAACACAGAAGCCGGTCTTAAAGACATTATTTACATTGGGCGAAACATCACAGAACGCCAGCGCACCCAGCAACGTTTAACCGCACAGTATGCTATCGGCAGAATTTTATCAGAAGCTACCAATTTTGAACAAGCACTCCCGAAAATTTTGTTAGCAATTTGCGAGGTGTTAGGCTGGACACTTGGCGAGTTTTGGATAGTAGAAGAAACTTCTCCAAATCGCGGGGGCGAGTTTAATCTACATCGAGATTTCCTACCACCTTCAAAAATACTCAAATGTGCAGAAATTTGGTCGCGTCCCTCAGCCGTTAGTGGAGAATTCATCGAATTTTCAAAAAGCTTAGTCTTTGCTTGGGATGCCTATTTACCGGGTCATGTTTGGGCAACTCGCTCATCTTTGTGGGTGAGTGATGTTTTGCAAGAACCCTTATTTAGGCGAAAAAAAGTAGCAGAAGAAAACAATTTACACACAGTATTTAGCATTCCTGTACTCAGCAATGGGGAAGTTTTGGGAGTGATGGTTTTCTTCCACCGAGAGATCCAGCAACCAGATCAAGATTTGCTGCAAACAATGAACGCTATTGCTTCTCAAATTGGGCAATTTATGAAGCGGAAACGAGCCGAAATCGCCCTTGTTGAAAGCGAAGAGCGCTATCGAGATTTATTTGAAAATGCCACAGATTTAATTCAATCAGTAGGCCCAGATGGCAGTTTTATTTATGTGAATCGCGCCTGGAAAGAAACCTTGGGTTATAGCGAAGCAGACCTCGCAAATATGAGCGTTTTTGAGGTGTTAGATCCCGATTGCAAAGAGCAATGTTTAGAGATGTTTCAACGGGTAATTTCTGGGGAACAATGCCAGCGGGTACAAGCGGCATTTCGCAGTAAAACCGGCCAAAGAATCTTTGTAGAAGGCAGTGTGAATTGTAAATTTGTCGAAGGCAAGCCGGTGGCGACGCGGGGAATTTTTCGAGATATTACACAACGTTTACTAGCTGAAGAAGCGCTGCGTCACGAACAGGAACAAACCGAGCGGCTTTTGCTGAATATTTTACCCGAAGCAATTGCTGACCGGCTCAAACAAGAACACGCAACGATTGCAGAAAGTTTTGCAGCGGTAACAGTTTTGTTTGCAGATATTGTGGGTTTTACAGAAATTGCCTCCTCGCTTTCTCCGATAGCCTTAGTGAGTTTGTTAAATCAAATTTTTTCCTCTTTTGACCGGCTCACCGAACATTATGGCTTAGAAAAAATCAAAACAATTGGTGATGCCTATATGGTGGTGGGAGGACTGCCAAAACGCCGTGTTAATCATGCTGAAGCAATTGCAGAAATGGCGCTGGATATGCAAGGGGCAATTGCTGAATTTAATGCCCAAAATAACCTTAATTTTAATATCCGAATTGGCATTCATTCCGGGCCAGTGGTGGCCGGTGTGATTGGCATCAAAAAGTTTATTTACGATTTGTGGGGCGATACTGTTAACACTGCTTCGCGCATGGAATCTCACGGCAGCCCCGGACGAATTCACATTTCCGATACCACTCATAGACTTTTACGCCATAAATATGTTTTTGAAAAACGCGGCATTATTCAAGTCAAAGGTAAAGGAGAGATGAGAACTTATTTTCTGCTGGCGCGACAAGATATTAGGGATTTACAAAGCATCGAACTTGCCAAGATAAACTTTAAAGAAAGTATGGTACAGGCAAGCCAACGCTTGATTAAAAGAATAAAAAATAAGCTGGAACAAGATTATTTCGGGGAAAGTCGATAA